A genomic segment from Helicobacter sp. 12S02232-10 encodes:
- a CDS encoding Rha family transcriptional regulator, producing MKFEVVDTAIYTTSLDIAKVFKKRHDNIIAQIRALPQDNFTALNFKETYRETKIRGFDKIAGKIRKDKYYNITRDGFSLLVMGFTGIKAYQWKIAFINAFNQMENALREQSKSNQSIKDFCKGIQEEYDLFYYLVKHHSNLAFIEKCNKKLLKIKEFEDRYCRGI from the coding sequence GTGAAGTTTGAAGTAGTAGATACTGCAATATATACTACTTCATTAGACATAGCTAAAGTCTTTAAAAAAAGACACGACAATATTATAGCACAAATTAGGGCATTGCCACAAGATAATTTCACTGCCCTTAATTTTAAGGAGACCTACAGAGAGACCAAAATAAGGGGATTTGATAAAATAGCAGGAAAAATAAGAAAAGATAAATACTACAACATCACCCGAGATGGATTCTCTTTATTAGTAATGGGATTCACAGGAATTAAAGCCTATCAATGGAAAATCGCTTTTATTAATGCATTTAATCAAATGGAAAATGCCTTAAGAGAACAATCAAAGTCTAATCAGTCTATAAAAGATTTCTGCAAAGGCATTCAAGAAGAATATGATTTATTCTATTATTTGGTAAAACACCATTCCAACCTTGCATTTATTGAAAAATGTAATAAAAAACTATTAAAGATCAAGGAGTTTGAAGATCGTTACTGTAGAGGTATTTAG
- a CDS encoding phage tail tape measure protein, whose product MNSEIILDIKANLDDLNKSISRVAKATKLDLGLNLKKSIEEATKGLKLGLKNNMPTNEINELKSKLRQATKMELDLKLDKATNQLKNLIPQAIGTYMAFKGLISKPVSASLDFNTAINEINKFSNFSHKELEGFKKDMFGLGKSNGMDLKDILKMGELSAQLGVAKNDLKDFTQNAINLKIGLGMTQDEAVNLSSGISKAFNLNIKDLNIFGDEVTQMAQSTGQSAKKILEITKATSAGAKAFGLSAKETSALSTAFLSVGLDSSEASSSINKFFTELNNIDNASEGFKQSLEKMGLDAEILKEDIQSNPQEAIKDLLNSMNGLDDEERFGVISEIFGKKMANNINSAKDGVKAFEKALESSKDSTGALQKAVDRAAGDGFGDSIFMLDAAWTELKATIGDIFIPTLKSMFDIFREGLSWLSETIKNSPVTEFFIKWGVGGLIAAKSIGLLIVGWRAFGTLIFYPFQRFYSGLKLLMLGTTKATIKNTIFNNSLLTTRSRLDLLNTRVKTGTRSIFGFLGSLMTGKLNIFSKGLSLLKISFISFGNVLKIIGAGIRFFSLTLLTSPIGWIGLALAGVALLIYKFWKPIKAFFIGLFDGMKGAIEPLKATFLTLWNSIKTAFAPLAPLFSKLFSQADQTNEEFGEVASMGKIIGEIFGWVLKAMLMPFELLIKGISLAIEGIGKLTNWFSNSAIGKWLLGDDKEVKANLNQNKTNSITYQGLIDETLAKRNENQQKMLSQIANNDNSRQINDYKNITIHTNAQPQAIAQAINDYSYDDDF is encoded by the coding sequence ATGAATTCAGAAATCATATTAGACATTAAAGCCAATCTTGATGATCTCAATAAATCCATCAGTAGAGTTGCTAAAGCTACAAAGTTGGATTTGGGTCTCAACCTTAAAAAATCCATTGAAGAAGCCACTAAAGGATTAAAGCTGGGGTTAAAAAACAATATGCCCACAAATGAAATTAATGAACTTAAATCTAAACTAAGACAGGCAACTAAAATGGAGCTGGATTTAAAACTAGATAAAGCCACCAATCAATTAAAAAATCTTATCCCGCAAGCCATTGGCACTTATATGGCTTTCAAAGGTCTCATCTCTAAACCAGTCTCTGCTTCATTAGATTTTAATACTGCCATCAATGAAATCAATAAATTTTCTAACTTTTCTCATAAAGAATTAGAGGGCTTTAAAAAAGATATGTTTGGTTTGGGCAAAAGCAATGGAATGGATTTAAAAGATATTCTAAAGATGGGAGAACTCTCTGCACAACTCGGAGTGGCTAAAAATGACTTAAAAGATTTCACTCAAAATGCCATCAATCTTAAAATCGGATTAGGTATGACGCAAGATGAAGCAGTCAATCTCAGCAGTGGCATATCAAAAGCTTTTAACCTAAATATTAAAGATTTAAATATTTTTGGTGATGAGGTTACCCAAATGGCTCAATCTACAGGGCAATCAGCTAAAAAAATACTAGAAATTACCAAAGCAACATCAGCAGGAGCAAAAGCATTTGGACTCTCCGCTAAAGAAACTTCAGCACTATCGACTGCTTTTTTATCAGTAGGACTAGATAGTTCAGAGGCAAGTTCAAGCATTAATAAATTCTTTACAGAACTCAATAATATTGATAATGCAAGTGAAGGATTTAAACAATCTTTAGAGAAGATGGGATTAGATGCTGAGATCTTAAAAGAAGATATACAAAGTAATCCCCAAGAAGCCATTAAAGATTTACTCAATTCAATGAATGGTTTAGATGATGAAGAAAGATTTGGAGTTATCTCTGAAATCTTTGGTAAAAAGATGGCAAACAATATCAATTCTGCTAAAGATGGAGTCAAAGCTTTTGAAAAAGCATTAGAATCAAGTAAAGATAGCACAGGGGCATTGCAAAAAGCAGTGGATAGAGCTGCAGGGGATGGATTTGGGGATTCAATCTTTATGTTAGATGCAGCTTGGACAGAACTTAAAGCAACGATTGGAGATATATTTATCCCTACGCTCAAAAGTATGTTTGATATTTTTAGAGAGGGATTGTCTTGGTTGTCTGAGACGATTAAAAATAGTCCTGTAACAGAATTTTTTATTAAGTGGGGAGTTGGAGGATTAATAGCGGCTAAATCAATCGGATTGCTAATAGTCGGTTGGCGTGCCTTCGGGACATTGATTTTTTACCCCTTTCAACGATTTTACAGCGGATTAAAACTATTAATGCTCGGAACAACAAAAGCCACCATCAAAAACACAATATTTAATAATTCACTTTTAACAACACGATCGCGACTTGACCTCTTAAACACCCGCGTTAAAACAGGCACAAGGTCTATATTTGGGTTCTTGGGTTCATTAATGACAGGAAAGCTAAATATCTTTAGCAAAGGATTAAGCCTTTTAAAAATCTCTTTTATATCCTTTGGAAATGTCTTAAAAATAATTGGAGCAGGCATTCGTTTTTTTAGTTTGACTTTATTGACCTCTCCAATCGGTTGGATTGGCTTAGCTTTAGCAGGGGTTGCCCTATTAATTTATAAATTTTGGAAACCGATTAAAGCTTTTTTTATCGGTCTGTTTGATGGAATGAAAGGAGCGATAGAACCTCTTAAAGCAACTTTTTTAACCCTGTGGAACTCCATTAAAACTGCTTTTGCACCTTTAGCCCCTCTATTCTCTAAACTATTCTCTCAAGCAGATCAAACCAATGAAGAATTTGGAGAGGTTGCAAGTATGGGAAAAATCATTGGCGAGATATTTGGTTGGGTTTTAAAAGCAATGCTAATGCCCTTTGAACTATTAATCAAAGGAATTTCACTCGCAATAGAGGGGATTGGTAAATTAACCAATTGGTTTAGTAACTCTGCAATTGGCAAATGGCTATTAGGCGATGATAAAGAAGTTAAAGCCAATCTCAATCAAAATAAAACAAACTCTATCACTTATCAAGGCTTAATTGATGAAACTCTAGCTAAACGCAATGAAAACCAACAAAAGATGCTTTCTCAAATTGCCAATAATGACAATTCTAGACAAATCAATGATTATAAAAACATCACCATTCATACCAATGCACAACCCCAAGCCATCGCACAAGCCATTAACGACTACAGCTATGATGATGACTTTTAA
- a CDS encoding phage tail assembly protein — protein sequence MTETDIKTFTLKNGKEITLKEPTILQLESAQKKSKDELTIAKHLLVDMSEGDLTIDSINQMGVREFKRLLECVKEFMGFDPKD from the coding sequence ATGACAGAAACCGATATCAAAACCTTCACCCTTAAAAACGGCAAAGAAATCACACTCAAAGAACCCACCATCTTACAACTTGAATCCGCACAAAAGAAAAGCAAAGATGAACTCACCATTGCTAAACATCTTTTAGTAGATATGAGCGAGGGAGATTTAACGATTGATTCCATTAATCAAATGGGAGTGAGAGAGTTTAAAAGACTCTTAGAATGTGTGAAAGAATTTATGGGATTTGACCCAAAGGACTAA
- a CDS encoding phage major tail tube protein yields the protein MALALNPQAFTGGNVFLHGIGLLGILKGFEQPKIEHEVIEQSGAIGKFEQVLPTLKALSSKLTISGVNPTIFNAMNLSLPLMLYVKQNLSSMENFIRKESQIIATLQGSAKILELPNFEMNKEAELTLEIAVYMFSYQINKVPVIVYDVINNVFAVNGVDQFLEIRKNIS from the coding sequence ATGGCATTAGCACTCAACCCTCAAGCATTCACAGGAGGCAATGTATTTCTACACGGAATCGGACTATTAGGCATTCTAAAAGGATTCGAACAACCAAAAATAGAACACGAAGTGATTGAACAAAGTGGAGCAATTGGCAAATTTGAACAAGTCTTACCCACTCTTAAAGCACTCAGTTCAAAATTAACAATCAGTGGGGTGAATCCCACAATATTTAATGCAATGAATCTAAGTCTTCCCCTAATGCTCTACGTTAAACAAAACCTTAGCAGTATGGAGAACTTTATAAGGAAAGAATCTCAAATCATTGCAACACTGCAAGGAAGTGCGAAAATCTTAGAGTTACCTAATTTTGAAATGAATAAAGAAGCAGAACTCACTTTAGAGATAGCTGTTTATATGTTTAGTTATCAAATCAATAAAGTCCCTGTGATTGTTTATGATGTGATAAATAATGTATTTGCAGTCAATGGAGTGGATCAATTCTTAGAGATTAGAAAGAATATCAGCTAA
- a CDS encoding phage tail sheath C-terminal domain-containing protein: MSSKYGINIEIYNQATKAYAINNTRTLAIVGDDANTENVGVKYYPSIDEAIKAVGDGSIQDTLKDLEATGINTTLIISSFVKDTTGVDETEKQKKDIVKAIEAIEALLGAEQTTGLKPKFILSSLYNNDKGVWEKLKIIGDKLGAIYTIEVNETKEEKINECIKDFSAKRAIITYQKVQRLDKTIRPLGNFIIAGYIKVMNQSEYGFAQTFSNRILDGIIGIVDKVEFISGEDCMADRLRGKGITLAIADNGLRSWGGETTDSDFTSIHSVVIFDTIMESIATSQKEAIDKQISDTLKKVVDDLEAFYRRLVGNNIIIGFEVSVPESLNTNESIAQGKIYIGHKAQETPLMKNITNKIYKVDSYGAELIKELN, encoded by the coding sequence ATGAGTTCCAAATACGGCATTAACATTGAGATTTACAATCAAGCAACTAAAGCTTATGCAATCAACAACACAAGAACCCTAGCTATCGTAGGCGATGATGCTAACACTGAAAATGTGGGAGTTAAATACTATCCAAGCATTGATGAAGCCATTAAAGCAGTGGGTGATGGGAGCATTCAAGACACTCTAAAAGATTTAGAGGCAACAGGCATTAACACCACTTTGATTATCTCAAGCTTTGTTAAAGACACTACAGGAGTAGATGAAACTGAAAAACAAAAAAAAGATATTGTAAAAGCTATTGAAGCAATAGAAGCACTCTTAGGCGCAGAACAAACAACTGGATTGAAACCTAAGTTTATTCTTTCTTCTCTTTATAATAATGACAAAGGGGTATGGGAGAAATTAAAAATCATCGGTGATAAACTAGGAGCTATCTATACCATAGAAGTGAATGAAACCAAAGAAGAAAAAATCAATGAATGCATCAAAGATTTTAGTGCAAAACGAGCCATCATCACTTATCAAAAGGTGCAAAGATTAGATAAGACAATCCGACCTTTAGGAAATTTCATTATCGCAGGGTACATTAAAGTGATGAATCAATCTGAATACGGATTCGCACAAACTTTCTCAAATCGAATTCTTGATGGCATCATTGGCATTGTGGATAAGGTAGAGTTTATCAGTGGAGAAGATTGTATGGCTGATAGATTAAGAGGGAAAGGCATCACTCTAGCCATCGCCGATAATGGATTAAGAAGCTGGGGAGGAGAAACAACAGATTCTGATTTTACTTCCATCCATTCAGTTGTTATCTTTGACACCATTATGGAATCAATTGCTACTTCTCAAAAAGAAGCCATTGATAAACAGATTTCAGACACTCTTAAAAAAGTGGTTGATGATTTAGAAGCCTTTTACAGGAGATTAGTGGGCAATAACATCATTATTGGATTTGAAGTCTCTGTGCCTGAGAGTCTAAACACTAATGAGAGTATCGCTCAAGGCAAAATCTATATCGGACACAAAGCCCAAGAAACTCCATTAATGAAAAACATCACAAATAAAATCTATAAAGTGGATTCTTATGGGGCAGAGTTGATTAAGGAATTAAATTAA
- a CDS encoding phage holin family protein: MSFWENMKFYIFLATIGALVGVLYVLRTIQEEHIDTKSKALQFIIYGVGSSMLVTWIGYEIAHTYYGLPDSLSCAIGGGLGFIGAETISRLLIKLFKKKTGIGDEK, translated from the coding sequence ATGAGTTTTTGGGAGAATATGAAATTCTATATTTTTTTAGCAACCATTGGGGCATTAGTAGGAGTTCTTTATGTGTTAAGAACCATCCAAGAAGAACACATTGATACAAAATCTAAAGCCTTACAATTCATCATCTATGGTGTGGGATCTTCGATGTTAGTGACTTGGATTGGTTATGAGATTGCCCATACCTATTATGGTCTGCCTGATTCCTTATCTTGTGCGATTGGGGGAGGATTAGGGTTTATTGGAGCAGAGACCATCTCAAGACTTTTAATCAAACTCTTTAAGAAGAAAACAGGCATTGGAGATGAGAAATGA
- a CDS encoding phage tail protein gives MSNLLPTHFPKYIQALDSVLSEIMAETFAFNGLVSQNHFYTPTLFNKDYIASTFDLDISFLENSKALEYLSEPMTKKRNLGTKKAVQNALNIYGNAQIQTQKEDIRLKPFEFSLIFTIGKDGFDSSVLANARTLVSDVKPLRDSLKGIDVRIPHTNTPIIINSAIQWKI, from the coding sequence ATGTCTAATCTCCTCCCCACTCACTTCCCCAAATACATTCAAGCTCTTGATTCTGTCCTTTCTGAAATAATGGCAGAAACTTTTGCTTTCAATGGGCTGGTGAGCCAGAATCATTTCTATACCCCAACTCTCTTTAATAAAGACTATATCGCCTCCACATTTGATTTAGATATCTCTTTTTTAGAAAACTCAAAAGCCTTAGAGTATTTAAGTGAGCCAATGACTAAAAAAAGAAATCTAGGCACAAAGAAAGCCGTGCAAAATGCCCTTAACATCTATGGCAACGCACAAATCCAAACCCAAAAAGAAGATATCAGACTAAAGCCTTTTGAATTCTCTTTAATCTTTACCATTGGCAAAGATGGCTTTGATAGCTCTGTATTAGCAAATGCTAGAACTTTAGTTTCAGATGTCAAACCTCTCAGAGATTCTTTAAAGGGAATTGATGTGCGAATTCCCCACACCAACACGCCCATTATTATTAATTCCGCTATCCAGTGGAAAATATAG
- a CDS encoding baseplate J/gp47 family protein yields the protein MNLPKFLIPFNIEDEKNIIIEKFKESYPDYTPLIGDDFSVLTSAFLFRMNRYINYINFTIAQNYLEFSSGEYLDSLVALAGIKRFGGTPFVAKIKISVTSAITLPKGTKFKDNLGHNAYLAKDEEIETESIVEIELEKGLSQDYETTTLEIPNIYISEIVKLTPFTQEAQGESDTELKKRFLLSLSKPSTAGNLKSYQYYSAIPEVAKSKIIHKGLGQIEVIYQAKTPNALLKLQENIEDKIPLTDKLSYIEAKEINLNLTITLTLKNNTKNSEIIHLVDSNVKALFQPLEIGEGISQTKIIASSFMDELIEDVSIEGLESVSSDGILILESLNIVTQVKGGENV from the coding sequence ATGAACTTACCTAAATTCTTAATCCCATTTAATATCGAAGATGAAAAAAATATCATCATTGAAAAATTTAAAGAAAGCTACCCTGATTATACTCCCTTAATTGGCGATGATTTCAGCGTTCTAACTTCTGCCTTTTTATTCAGAATGAATCGTTATATCAATTATATTAACTTTACCATCGCTCAAAACTATCTAGAGTTTTCTAGTGGCGAATATTTGGATTCTTTAGTCGCCTTAGCAGGCATTAAAAGATTTGGTGGCACACCCTTTGTAGCTAAAATTAAGATTTCTGTTACTTCTGCTATCACCTTGCCCAAAGGCACTAAATTCAAAGACAATTTAGGGCATAACGCCTATCTAGCCAAAGATGAAGAGATTGAGACTGAAAGCATTGTAGAAATCGAATTAGAAAAAGGACTGAGCCAAGACTATGAAACCACCACTCTAGAAATCCCCAACATCTACATCTCTGAAATTGTTAAGCTTACCCCTTTCACGCAAGAAGCACAAGGCGAGAGTGATACAGAGTTAAAAAAACGCTTCCTCCTCTCTCTTTCTAAACCTTCTACTGCAGGAAATTTAAAGAGTTATCAATACTATTCCGCAATCCCTGAAGTGGCTAAATCTAAAATTATCCATAAAGGTCTAGGACAAATTGAAGTCATCTATCAGGCTAAAACCCCCAATGCTCTTTTAAAACTCCAAGAAAATATTGAAGATAAAATCCCCCTCACTGATAAGCTCAGCTACATTGAAGCCAAAGAAATTAATCTCAATCTTACCATCACGCTAACCCTAAAGAACAACACTAAGAATTCTGAAATTATTCATCTTGTAGATAGCAACGTCAAAGCCTTATTCCAGCCTTTAGAAATCGGCGAGGGCATATCTCAAACTAAAATCATTGCCTCCAGCTTTATGGATGAGTTAATTGAAGATGTAAGTATAGAGGGATTAGAGTCTGTGAGTTCTGATGGGATTTTAATATTAGAGAGTTTAAATATTGTAACCCAAGTTAAAGGGGGAGAAAATGTCTAA
- a CDS encoding phage major capsid protein: MTKTIIQENIEKTKQLQNIKTNFDFSAQLFKENPIDEENLTISFIALSNHPTIKRSGFFEDYYVSINTDRVVWSAKHLFLDHNPTFNNSIGRIDEVKKDGEGFKVKVKFFEDIPASKEAFDRFKTGLNDSVSVGFGDSEVEEVGEIDGIPHYQIKSGEIVELSAVWKGADPQAVVSKFSQISNKERVKEVSEAKTITHSNLTSGENQMTTDIQNQTQETLNISKEQKLSQELLKSIPTHPNEESNYAKEAKEIAQLAEILGVQQLGLQAVSKGQKFAEFREEVYQSKLNNQLNFSIKTSDKAQEPAFSIANIVKGTAGVELDYKTENGRFKLPNSFFNQFADPTPYDVAGTDTIKSNLPGVKSIEPITYHGDKFIELIRQQSKVLSMLDIMTDLTGVQQIPRDETSFNAYFLEEGQSIQGQTPTFSDIKLEPHTIYVKIKLTRQMLYMTPFALNSYIIKKIIQAVKFKAEEALFYGTSPITGIFNLAGTSAINDFLAKPSYKGALDFKAKLWSNDYDTSKCVFICNSTDYVALEGTPKSINENNITETERTLLENGKMVGFDVVMNNIFKDKDIMLADLSNVLMGIWSKGLEIKYLETEGGISTIEAFYDIDYGFKRPNAFVTSTKAKS, translated from the coding sequence ATGACTAAAACGATAATTCAAGAAAACATAGAAAAAACAAAACAACTTCAAAACATAAAGACAAATTTTGATTTTAGCGCCCAACTCTTTAAAGAGAATCCTATCGATGAAGAAAACTTAACCATTTCTTTTATCGCCCTCTCCAATCACCCTACCATTAAACGCAGTGGCTTCTTTGAAGATTATTACGTTTCGATTAATACAGACAGGGTTGTTTGGAGTGCGAAGCACCTCTTTTTAGACCACAACCCAACCTTTAACAATTCCATCGGTCGCATCGATGAGGTGAAAAAGGATGGTGAGGGCTTTAAAGTTAAAGTCAAATTCTTTGAGGATATCCCTGCTTCTAAAGAAGCCTTTGACCGCTTTAAAACAGGACTCAATGATTCTGTATCTGTGGGATTTGGGGATTCTGAAGTTGAAGAAGTCGGGGAGATTGATGGCATTCCCCACTACCAAATTAAAAGCGGAGAAATCGTGGAATTATCTGCTGTATGGAAAGGGGCAGACCCGCAGGCGGTGGTTTCTAAATTTTCTCAAATCTCTAATAAAGAGAGAGTGAAGGAAGTTTCAGAAGCTAAGACAATCACTCATTCAAATTTAACATCAGGAGAAAATCAAATGACAACAGACATTCAAAATCAAACCCAAGAGACTCTAAACATCTCAAAAGAACAAAAGTTAAGCCAAGAGCTTTTAAAATCAATTCCGACTCACCCAAATGAAGAGTCAAACTATGCCAAAGAAGCCAAAGAAATTGCACAACTTGCTGAAATCTTAGGCGTGCAACAACTCGGACTCCAAGCTGTCTCTAAGGGGCAAAAATTTGCAGAATTCAGAGAAGAGGTTTATCAATCTAAGCTAAACAACCAGCTTAATTTCTCTATTAAGACTTCAGATAAAGCTCAAGAACCCGCCTTCTCTATTGCAAATATTGTAAAAGGCACAGCAGGAGTGGAGTTAGATTATAAAACAGAAAATGGCAGATTCAAACTCCCCAACAGCTTTTTTAATCAATTTGCCGACCCCACTCCTTATGATGTGGCAGGCACCGATACAATTAAATCCAATTTGCCCGGTGTAAAAAGCATTGAGCCCATCACTTATCACGGGGATAAATTTATCGAACTCATCCGCCAACAATCTAAAGTTCTCTCAATGCTTGATATAATGACAGACCTTACAGGCGTGCAACAAATTCCAAGAGATGAGACTTCTTTTAATGCGTATTTCTTAGAAGAAGGGCAAAGCATACAAGGGCAAACCCCAACTTTTAGCGATATTAAACTCGAACCCCATACAATCTATGTAAAAATCAAACTCACCCGCCAAATGCTTTATATGACACCATTTGCTCTCAATTCCTACATTATCAAAAAAATCATTCAAGCTGTGAAATTCAAAGCAGAAGAAGCCCTATTTTATGGCACATCACCGATTACGGGAATCTTTAATCTTGCAGGCACAAGTGCGATTAATGATTTTCTAGCTAAGCCCTCTTATAAAGGGGCTTTAGACTTTAAGGCTAAGCTATGGAGTAACGATTATGATACCTCTAAATGTGTTTTTATCTGTAATTCAACCGATTATGTTGCACTTGAAGGCACTCCAAAATCCATCAATGAAAATAACATCACAGAAACTGAACGCACCCTCTTAGAAAACGGCAAGATGGTGGGATTTGATGTGGTGATGAATAACATTTTTAAAGACAAAGACATTATGCTAGCTGACCTCTCTAATGTGTTAATGGGAATTTGGAGTAAGGGGCTAGAAATTAAATATTTAGAAACAGAAGGTGGGATTAGCACCATTGAAGCCTTTTATGATATCGATTATGGCTTTAAACGCCCCAATGCCTTTGTAACATCTACCAAAGCCAAAAGTTAA
- a CDS encoding phage portal protein produces MQLLGYQIQKIPEKPPKFSTTPPKQTINPYFNASYRSINYKKMYENKIRALFKDTSPDSVYTTIRVQARSLSSASPLINGYFETMESEIFGDNGFILDVNTDNEILNQKIEELWEDWCFECDQFEVFDFRDIEEFLLKYYLRDGECFIYLNDTPKGLKLQIIPPENVPHDFDDGENIKKGIVFNGQTPIAYYILKDEKTRAYIQVSAKNMIHFKKTSYVTQVRGLSALSSSIFPVLQKEEYISAIIAKEHIGAEFTAVATPENTGQTGFDPSKVYKGIGEEEEKPQEIVKLIESGVINKIDENLKIQTLNPPATTDMVTFLYNSERDIAKSLGLSYATLTGDLRSVNYSSIRQGGTNERRLFKRIQKKIIKKVHNIIFKRWLKHLLIAGKISPKEYSLILPDFSFKAQGWEYIDPSKEATAKQIQLKSGMLTLAEFLRDKGKDPALHLEELKESIPFFQLIAQINQAFNPNQTPTFNQEENQDDTEEQEDD; encoded by the coding sequence ATGCAACTATTAGGCTATCAAATCCAAAAAATCCCAGAGAAACCCCCTAAATTTAGCACCACTCCTCCTAAACAAACCATCAATCCTTATTTTAACGCCTCTTATCGCTCTATTAATTACAAAAAAATGTATGAGAATAAAATCCGAGCATTGTTCAAAGACACAAGCCCTGATAGCGTCTATACAACCATTCGTGTCCAAGCAAGGAGTTTATCTTCGGCTTCCCCTTTAATCAATGGCTATTTTGAAACGATGGAATCTGAAATCTTTGGGGACAACGGCTTTATTTTAGATGTGAATACAGACAATGAAATTTTAAATCAAAAGATTGAAGAACTTTGGGAGGATTGGTGCTTCGAATGTGACCAATTTGAAGTCTTTGATTTTAGGGATATTGAAGAATTTTTACTCAAATATTACTTGCGAGATGGCGAGTGTTTTATCTATCTGAATGATACCCCAAAAGGTCTCAAGCTTCAAATCATTCCCCCTGAAAATGTTCCCCACGACTTTGATGATGGGGAGAATATTAAAAAGGGCATTGTTTTTAACGGACAAACTCCAATTGCTTATTATATTTTAAAAGATGAAAAAACAAGGGCTTATATTCAAGTCAGTGCCAAGAATATGATCCATTTTAAAAAAACTTCTTATGTTACCCAAGTGCGAGGACTCTCTGCCCTCTCCTCTTCCATCTTCCCTGTTTTACAAAAAGAAGAATATATCTCAGCCATCATTGCCAAAGAACATATCGGGGCAGAATTTACTGCTGTTGCCACCCCGGAAAACACAGGACAAACAGGATTTGACCCCTCAAAAGTTTATAAAGGGATTGGCGAGGAAGAAGAGAAACCTCAAGAGATTGTGAAACTCATTGAATCAGGCGTGATCAATAAAATTGATGAAAACCTAAAAATCCAAACACTCAATCCGCCTGCGACGACTGATATGGTTACATTTCTTTACAATTCTGAAAGGGATATCGCCAAGAGTTTGGGACTTTCTTACGCCACTCTCACAGGGGATTTAAGAAGTGTGAATTATAGCTCCATCAGACAAGGTGGCACCAATGAGAGAAGACTCTTTAAAAGAATCCAAAAAAAGATTATCAAAAAAGTCCATAACATCATCTTTAAACGATGGCTGAAACATCTTTTAATCGCAGGAAAAATCAGTCCTAAAGAATATTCTCTTATTTTGCCTGATTTTAGTTTTAAAGCTCAAGGGTGGGAATACATTGACCCATCTAAAGAAGCCACTGCCAAACAAATCCAATTAAAATCTGGAATGCTAACTTTAGCAGAATTCTTAAGGGATAAAGGCAAAGACCCTGCACTGCATTTAGAAGAACTCAAAGAATCCATTCCATTCTTTCAATTGATTGCCCAAATCAATCAAGCCTTTAACCCTAACCAAACGCCAACCTTTAATCAAGAGGAGAATCAAGATGACACAGAGGAGCAAGAAGATGACTAA